A stretch of [Clostridium] innocuum DNA encodes these proteins:
- a CDS encoding 2,4-dihydroxyhept-2-ene-1,7-dioic acid aldolase — MELKELIKQQKAKGVLVKALAHPSLVIMAQDCGMDFILYDCEHGVLSYEQLHDLMVLGNMRKLSSIVRVAQLARSDVSRILDCGACGVMVPMIETAEQAEQLVQWSKYPPLGKRSYSGGANTHYAPGGNHALHMKQLNEKTMSIVQIETRQGVENIDAILNVKGIDGVLIGPCDLAISLGWPDDLMREEELNMIQKVADACLKRDLGFGIIGGIAMQEYFKKESSLLVSAIDTALMREGLKQAVREYEQLERK; from the coding sequence ATGGAACTGAAAGAGCTGATCAAACAGCAGAAAGCAAAGGGTGTCCTTGTGAAAGCACTGGCGCATCCTTCTCTGGTCATCATGGCACAGGATTGCGGAATGGACTTTATTCTGTATGATTGCGAGCATGGTGTTCTGTCCTATGAACAGCTGCATGATCTTATGGTGCTTGGCAATATGCGAAAGCTTTCATCGATCGTCAGAGTTGCACAGCTGGCCAGATCCGATGTATCCAGAATCCTGGATTGCGGTGCCTGCGGTGTGATGGTGCCGATGATTGAAACAGCTGAACAGGCGGAGCAGCTTGTACAGTGGAGCAAATATCCGCCGTTGGGAAAACGAAGCTATTCCGGGGGAGCCAATACGCACTATGCCCCTGGGGGAAATCATGCACTGCATATGAAGCAGCTGAATGAGAAAACGATGAGTATTGTACAGATAGAAACACGGCAGGGTGTGGAAAACATCGATGCTATCCTGAATGTGAAGGGAATTGACGGTGTGCTAATCGGTCCCTGTGATTTGGCGATATCACTGGGCTGGCCGGATGATCTCATGCGTGAGGAAGAGCTCAATATGATTCAAAAGGTCGCTGATGCCTGCTTGAAACGTGATTTGGGCTTTGGAATTATCGGCGGCATAGCGATGCAGGAATATTTTAAAAAGGAAAGCAGTCTGCTTGTTTCCGCTATTGATACA
- a CDS encoding PTS ascorbate transporter subunit IIC, giving the protein MLDAILAQSRNTALIMGLIAMIGLLLQKKHATDVISGTMKTVIGFMVFNIGSSAMSGVVQTFTDLFNVAFGIEGVTTQVEVATGLALNTYGTEVALVMLLGFVVNLIVAKFTRFKAIFLTGQHFLYFACVIALIFIANGLPMPLTVIAGGILLGFCGAALPSFCQPFMNKITGADNLAMGHFNCIGYAFSGYVGKLFGKMGKSTEEKKDASTVNMPKFFELFRDFIFSVALFMVVLFYVAVIACVVNGHMDIVLEKAGNDIWFIYPFLQGLQFAAGMSVLIYGVRQFIAEITAAFVAISEKYIPNSKPAVDCPAIFPFAPTAVLIGFVGAFVGGLAAMAIMIACNSSVIMIPAAGICFFSGGTCGIFGNAYGGWKGALVGSFIVGMALTGLPLILYPAFAGLGISGASFPNVDYNIIGAFLNWILGIFA; this is encoded by the coding sequence ATGTTAGATGCGATTTTAGCGCAATCACGAAATACCGCATTGATTATGGGGCTGATTGCGATGATTGGTCTGCTGCTGCAGAAAAAGCACGCAACGGATGTGATCAGCGGTACGATGAAAACAGTTATCGGATTTATGGTCTTCAACATTGGATCTTCAGCAATGTCAGGTGTTGTACAGACATTTACAGATTTGTTCAATGTAGCATTTGGAATCGAAGGAGTTACCACGCAGGTAGAGGTCGCAACAGGTCTTGCATTGAATACCTATGGTACGGAAGTGGCTTTGGTTATGCTACTGGGCTTCGTTGTCAATCTGATCGTTGCCAAATTTACAAGATTTAAGGCAATCTTCCTTACCGGACAGCACTTTCTGTACTTTGCATGTGTTATCGCACTGATCTTTATTGCAAATGGTCTGCCGATGCCGCTTACGGTAATCGCCGGTGGTATCCTGCTTGGATTCTGCGGAGCAGCACTGCCATCCTTCTGTCAGCCGTTTATGAATAAAATCACGGGTGCCGATAACCTGGCAATGGGTCACTTTAACTGTATCGGTTACGCATTCTCCGGATATGTAGGGAAATTATTCGGTAAAATGGGAAAAAGCACAGAAGAGAAGAAGGATGCCAGCACTGTTAATATGCCAAAATTCTTTGAATTGTTCCGTGACTTCATCTTCTCGGTAGCACTGTTCATGGTTGTATTGTTCTACGTGGCTGTCATCGCCTGTGTGGTAAACGGTCATATGGACATCGTGCTTGAAAAAGCAGGAAATGATATCTGGTTTATCTATCCGTTCCTGCAGGGTCTGCAGTTTGCGGCCGGTATGAGTGTCCTGATTTATGGTGTGCGTCAGTTTATTGCAGAAATCACCGCAGCATTCGTTGCAATTTCTGAGAAATATATTCCAAACTCCAAACCGGCAGTTGACTGTCCGGCAATCTTCCCATTCGCGCCGACAGCTGTATTGATCGGCTTTGTGGGAGCATTCGTAGGCGGTCTTGCGGCAATGGCAATCATGATTGCATGCAACAGCAGTGTCATTATGATTCCGGCAGCCGGTATCTGCTTCTTCTCCGGTGGTACCTGCGGTATCTTCGGAAATGCCTATGGCGGATGGAAGGGCGCACTGGTTGGTTCCTTCATCGTTGGTATGGCATTAACCGGTCTGCCGCTGATTCTGTATCCTGCATTCGCAGGTCTGGGAATTTCCGGAGCATCCTTCCCGAATGTCGATTACAATATTATCGGAGCATTCCTGAACTGGATTCTGGGAATCTTCGCCTGA
- a CDS encoding PTS sugar transporter subunit IIB, with product MYKALVCCRAGMGSSMLLKIKADQVISENGYPIQTEHGNLDSLNGFSGDLVITMDDLTDELKDKVPYALGIRNIMDKVEMKSKMEEFLATK from the coding sequence ATGTACAAAGCTTTAGTATGTTGCCGTGCAGGCATGGGATCCAGTATGCTGTTGAAAATCAAGGCGGATCAGGTCATCAGCGAAAACGGCTATCCGATTCAGACAGAGCATGGAAATCTGGATTCACTGAATGGATTTAGCGGGGATCTTGTTATCACGATGGATGATCTGACAGATGAATTAAAGGACAAGGTTCCTTATGCACTGGGGATTCGCAATATCATGGACAAGGTGGAAATGAAATCCAAAATGGAAGAGTTTCTTGCCACAAAATAG
- a CDS encoding PTS sugar transporter subunit IIA codes for MLKDLTDEKLIRLNIEAADWEEAIRKSAQPLIDEHKVKPSYVDDMITGVKENGPYIVLTKHVALPHARPESGALESAIGIATLKTPVVFGNEANDPVKYLFCLSAKDNMEHLNALAELAGMFEDAQFYRLLEQAESAKEIMEYISK; via the coding sequence ATGCTGAAAGATCTGACAGATGAAAAGCTGATCCGGCTGAACATTGAAGCTGCTGACTGGGAAGAAGCAATTCGCAAATCTGCGCAGCCGCTGATAGACGAACACAAGGTCAAGCCGTCCTATGTGGATGACATGATTACAGGGGTTAAAGAAAACGGTCCTTATATTGTTCTTACCAAGCATGTTGCACTTCCACACGCCAGACCGGAGTCCGGAGCACTGGAAAGTGCCATTGGTATCGCAACCTTAAAGACACCGGTTGTCTTCGGAAATGAAGCAAACGATCCTGTGAAATATCTGTTCTGTTTAAGTGCAAAGGATAACATGGAACATCTGAATGCACTGGCTGAGCTGGCGGGAATGTTTGAGGATGCTCAATTTTACAGGCTCCTGGAACAGGCAGAGAGCGCAAAGGAAATCATGGAATACATCAGTAAATAG
- a CDS encoding PadR family transcriptional regulator, which yields MPLKHAILGLLNYAEMTGYDIDRYFKSSIAFFWHAQTSQIYKELNTCTKHNWVDSEIVYQSDKPNKKVFHITDEGRLELNRWLADADLEDIMKYKNPLLIKIFFSSNIDIDKTMRLLEKYIRECSDIIDKMNEDLNKIPEFEAQIHKDNESFYWGMTMTYGFMYYQNEIKWANWCIDKLKEKIG from the coding sequence ATGCCGCTGAAACATGCAATTCTGGGTCTGTTGAACTATGCGGAAATGACGGGTTATGATATTGACCGTTATTTTAAGTCAAGCATTGCCTTTTTCTGGCATGCGCAGACGTCGCAGATCTATAAGGAGCTGAACACCTGTACAAAGCATAACTGGGTGGACAGTGAGATTGTATATCAGAGTGATAAGCCGAATAAAAAGGTGTTTCATATTACTGATGAGGGAAGACTGGAGCTTAACCGCTGGCTGGCGGATGCGGATCTTGAGGATATCATGAAGTACAAGAATCCGCTGCTGATTAAAATATTCTTTTCCAGCAATATCGATATTGACAAGACGATGCGCCTACTGGAGAAATACATACGGGAGTGTTCTGATATCATTGATAAAATGAATGAAGATCTGAATAAGATTCCGGAATTCGAAGCACAGATTCACAAGGATAATGAATCCTTTTACTGGGGAATGACAATGACCTATGGATTTATGTACTATCAAAATGAAATCAAATGGGCCAACTGGTGTATTGATAAGCTGAAAGAAAAAATAGGATGA
- a CDS encoding DUF2974 domain-containing protein — protein MLCEKTFYELSLLSYFDTYAVNIPVSDMIRHIQEDEQLMQDYGQYPDFQNNMKLVRQINPDEYAHMTVKEWYNDNADSGVVYYTFEMEDALIFAFRGSEKLDDVHHKTGWQDWKDNFRMFLKDPTWQQILTLHQIQKTDIQKPFYMCGHSKGGNLSLYVALTMKKELQDYLVKVVSFNAPGITKPILSLYEQRAKDPEFLEKLLIFENENDCVSAFFENLKEPVYVRSCYPCTNMEELYHNHNLYAMDFRDNAYVMAEKKTVMPKFFYHFINDFFMNLKEERVQRVVAKMDEYFDSGCSMEELYKLMLVDVSRYVSLFEDIPEEEMATITLQDLIDRRKTKLIMDKVKELQPNKTLQKMADTVRISSPVAKLNEIDMKEITQGLIDNYELMVKEKTKEFQAMITENNEKIMHAIRSIRNREGDSQERI, from the coding sequence ATGCTATGTGAAAAAACATTTTATGAGCTTTCTCTTCTTTCCTATTTTGATACCTATGCGGTGAACATACCGGTTTCGGATATGATTCGGCATATACAGGAGGATGAGCAGCTGATGCAGGATTACGGTCAGTATCCAGATTTCCAAAACAACATGAAGCTTGTCCGTCAGATCAACCCGGACGAATATGCGCATATGACAGTAAAGGAATGGTATAACGATAACGCAGACAGCGGTGTTGTGTATTATACATTTGAGATGGAGGATGCTTTGATATTTGCTTTCCGCGGAAGTGAAAAGCTGGATGATGTACATCACAAAACCGGATGGCAGGACTGGAAGGACAACTTCCGTATGTTTTTGAAGGACCCCACCTGGCAACAGATTCTTACACTGCACCAGATACAGAAAACAGATATACAAAAACCCTTTTATATGTGCGGACATTCCAAGGGCGGCAATCTGTCGCTGTATGTTGCCTTGACAATGAAAAAAGAGCTGCAGGATTACCTGGTAAAGGTGGTAAGCTTCAATGCTCCGGGGATCACAAAGCCGATTCTTTCCCTGTATGAACAGCGTGCCAAGGATCCGGAATTTCTGGAAAAGCTGCTGATTTTTGAGAATGAGAACGACTGCGTTTCGGCGTTTTTTGAAAATTTAAAAGAACCGGTTTATGTGCGTTCCTGTTATCCATGCACAAACATGGAGGAGTTGTATCACAACCACAATTTGTATGCGATGGATTTTCGGGACAATGCCTATGTTATGGCGGAGAAGAAAACGGTTATGCCGAAGTTCTTCTATCATTTCATCAATGATTTCTTCATGAATCTGAAGGAGGAACGGGTGCAGCGGGTTGTCGCCAAAATGGACGAGTATTTTGACAGCGGCTGTTCCATGGAAGAACTGTATAAGCTGATGCTTGTGGATGTATCCCGGTATGTATCGCTGTTTGAGGATATTCCGGAGGAGGAAATGGCGACCATCACCCTGCAGGATTTGATCGACCGCCGTAAGACTAAGCTGATTATGGATAAGGTCAAGGAGCTGCAGCCAAACAAGACGCTTCAGAAAATGGCGGATACGGTTAGAATTTCTTCTCCAGTCGCAAAGCTGAATGAGATTGATATGAAGGAAATAACACAGGGTCTCATTGATAATTATGAACTTATGGTAAAAGAGAAAACAAAGGAATTTCAAGCAATGATTACGGAAAATAATGAGAAAATCATGCATGCAATCCGATCAATACGAAATCGCGAAGGTGATTCCCAAGAAAGAATATAG
- a CDS encoding glucosaminidase domain-containing protein yields MKKNVRKRKRKKINRYIPILASGLLIALTVLVISWVFSARRTYTVVILKEGVEQEYAQYHSLAQAKEEMLTQTKRAEKQNAGIRYDHKLIAIGYGVVQFQRKDCTLNTSYRMAKTEETGYTNGCYGNDAAFVDISDDGSEVRFRQAGVDGWAAVDEVTLHNYYDENDVASINHYTAKSHLLTHKITTNIAESSYASELSMGETGLKDHAYYSYDGHYYYSTFEDMIDDYRKGSHERAANKEAFYNYYQFLPHRSISRYAADDINWYVENYLGFSSSSQSLLYDSGAWFIEAQKRYSTNAIMMFALAMNESDFGRSAIAREKKNLFGHAAYDDSPSQSASGYKSVRESILAHAEKYLQNSYLNPLSDLYHGGFFGDKAGGMNVRYASDPYWGEKAADFYRTFDMVMQGRDRDISYLVSEQPVTVYSSKKKDTVLYRAGAVPCSHLVLKQEDGWFQVRSDGPVHNGTLQKNSSTYGLKNAYGFIQEDLTNQIRILQ; encoded by the coding sequence ATGAAAAAAAACGTTCGAAAACGCAAGAGAAAGAAAATCAACCGCTATATTCCCATACTTGCCAGCGGACTTCTGATTGCCCTGACGGTTCTGGTTATCTCATGGGTTTTCTCTGCCAGAAGGACCTATACGGTTGTAATCCTGAAAGAAGGTGTTGAGCAGGAGTATGCACAATACCATTCTCTGGCGCAGGCAAAGGAAGAAATGCTGACGCAGACAAAACGAGCGGAAAAACAAAATGCAGGTATCCGCTATGATCATAAGCTGATTGCGATCGGTTATGGTGTCGTACAATTTCAAAGAAAGGACTGTACGCTCAACACCTCCTACCGTATGGCAAAAACAGAGGAAACAGGCTATACAAACGGTTGCTATGGAAATGATGCCGCCTTTGTCGATATCAGTGACGACGGAAGCGAAGTACGGTTTCGTCAGGCAGGAGTGGATGGCTGGGCAGCTGTCGATGAAGTCACCTTACATAATTATTATGACGAAAATGATGTGGCGTCCATCAATCACTATACTGCAAAATCTCATCTGTTAACGCATAAAATAACAACGAATATAGCAGAATCCAGCTACGCCAGTGAGCTGTCCATGGGAGAAACAGGGCTGAAGGATCACGCCTATTACAGCTATGACGGTCATTATTATTATTCCACCTTTGAAGATATGATTGATGATTATCGTAAGGGAAGTCATGAAAGAGCCGCAAATAAAGAAGCCTTCTACAATTACTATCAGTTTCTGCCGCATCGCAGCATCAGCCGCTATGCAGCGGACGATATCAACTGGTATGTGGAAAACTATCTCGGCTTTTCGTCCTCCTCGCAGTCTCTTCTGTATGACAGCGGCGCCTGGTTTATAGAGGCGCAGAAGCGTTATAGCACAAATGCCATCATGATGTTTGCACTGGCAATGAACGAAAGTGATTTTGGAAGAAGTGCAATTGCACGGGAAAAGAAAAATCTGTTCGGTCATGCAGCGTATGATGATTCCCCCTCACAAAGCGCCTCCGGCTATAAAAGCGTAAGGGAAAGCATCCTTGCGCATGCGGAAAAGTACCTGCAAAACAGTTATCTCAACCCGTTGAGCGATCTGTATCATGGAGGGTTCTTCGGCGATAAGGCAGGCGGCATGAATGTACGCTATGCCTCGGACCCCTACTGGGGAGAAAAGGCTGCGGATTTTTATCGGACCTTCGATATGGTGATGCAGGGAAGGGACCGTGACATTTCCTACCTTGTCAGTGAACAGCCAGTCACCGTATATTCCTCAAAGAAAAAAGACACTGTACTGTATAGGGCGGGAGCTGTTCCTTGCTCTCACCTTGTATTGAAGCAGGAGGATGGATGGTTTCAGGTGCGCAGCGATGGTCCTGTCCATAACGGAACGCTACAGAAAAACAGCAGCACCTATGGATTGAAAAACGCCTATGGATTTATACAGGAGGACTTGACGAACCAAATCCGTATACTACAATAA
- a CDS encoding HAD family phosphatase produces the protein MNKKGLLFDFNGTMFFDSEKHKEAWDVFSQKYRGCPISDYELDHTHGKTNKKIIELLLGDMRDEESEKLSKAKEALYRECCINDPKMFHLVDGLEDVLDYLKELQIPMTICSASIKDNIDFFISSFHLDRWFDIDKIIYDDGTHVDKISMFHEGAQAIGVKLEDCMIIEDSLSGLDFAYRCQPGRLIAITTPERKAAYEKIAGVYAVIHDFRNFDTSFFLK, from the coding sequence ATGAATAAAAAAGGACTGTTATTTGATTTTAACGGAACGATGTTTTTTGATTCTGAAAAGCATAAGGAAGCATGGGATGTATTTTCTCAGAAATATCGCGGATGTCCGATTTCAGATTATGAGCTGGATCATACCCATGGGAAGACAAACAAAAAAATCATCGAGCTGCTGCTCGGCGACATGCGTGATGAGGAGAGTGAAAAGCTGTCCAAAGCAAAGGAAGCGCTGTATCGCGAGTGCTGTATCAATGATCCGAAGATGTTTCATTTAGTAGACGGTCTGGAGGATGTACTGGACTATTTGAAAGAGCTGCAGATACCGATGACCATCTGTTCAGCATCCATTAAGGATAATATTGATTTCTTTATTTCTTCCTTTCACCTTGACCGCTGGTTTGATATTGATAAGATCATTTATGACGACGGCACCCATGTCGATAAGATATCCATGTTTCATGAAGGTGCTCAGGCAATCGGAGTAAAGCTGGAGGACTGTATGATTATTGAAGATTCTCTATCCGGTCTTGATTTTGCATATCGCTGTCAGCCGGGCAGACTGATTGCGATTACCACGCCGGAGCGAAAAGCTGCATATGAGAAAATTGCAGGTGTTTATGCAGTCATCCATGATTTTCGCAATTTTGATACCTCTTTCTTTTTAAAGTAA
- a CDS encoding glucosamine-6-phosphate isomerase codes for MKFIVTRDYEELSQVMAQLMLKHMHTEKERTNIAITTGSTCIQGYRLLAKQVHGRPWFDPVHYYIFDEFWFQDERHEKEISVCQISLNEKYFHAAEVAPDHIHDLNMENYKTFDKDIQKQGGLDLVIMGIGKNGHFCGNQPGTFDCWNAGTRLVRTDETPYLREYSRKLLHHDFHSEDTSRIPEYYITMGPKTIMSAKNIIFLLSGKEKAETAKKAFMDPVTMEFPVSIFQLHPHVTVILDEAAAALLPL; via the coding sequence ATGAAATTTATTGTTACCAGAGATTATGAGGAACTGAGTCAGGTTATGGCTCAGCTGATGCTGAAGCACATGCATACTGAAAAAGAACGTACCAATATCGCTATCACAACCGGAAGCACCTGTATACAGGGATATCGACTGCTTGCCAAACAGGTGCATGGCCGGCCGTGGTTTGATCCGGTGCATTACTATATCTTTGATGAATTCTGGTTTCAGGATGAACGTCATGAGAAAGAAATATCCGTTTGTCAAATTAGTCTGAATGAAAAATATTTCCACGCCGCAGAGGTTGCGCCGGATCATATTCACGATTTGAATATGGAAAATTATAAAACCTTTGATAAGGATATACAGAAGCAGGGAGGCTTAGATCTTGTGATTATGGGAATCGGGAAGAATGGCCACTTCTGTGGAAATCAACCGGGTACCTTTGACTGCTGGAACGCAGGAACACGGCTTGTGCGAACAGATGAAACACCATATCTGAGAGAGTATTCCCGTAAGCTGCTGCATCATGACTTCCACAGTGAGGATACATCCCGGATACCGGAGTATTATATTACGATGGGGCCAAAAACAATTATGTCCGCAAAAAATATTATATTTCTGCTAAGCGGAAAGGAAAAAGCCGAAACAGCAAAGAAAGCATTCATGGATCCTGTCACAATGGAATTTCCGGTATCTATCTTTCAGCTGCATCCGCATGTAACTGTTATTCTTGATGAGGCAGCGGCGGCACTGCTGCCTCTGTAA
- a CDS encoding glucosamine-6-phosphate isomerase, whose amino-acid sequence MRFIITKNHEEVSNVMAQLMLKHMHSDKERVNISITTGKTPVRGYQILAEQTKGKAYFNNVHYYIFDEFWYKDDPKGICRASLDYKYFDLADVEESHIHNLDESNADTFDEDIQQVGGLDLIIMGVGSNGHFCGNQPGTFDNWNTGTHRIDRHATPLVEELLLQLLKEDLHSDDTARIPDHYISMGPKTVMAAKSIVFLMSGEQKAEAVKRAFFGPISEDFPVSIFQLHPDVTVVLDEAAAGRIKELL is encoded by the coding sequence ATGAGATTTATAATTACAAAGAATCATGAAGAAGTAAGCAATGTTATGGCACAGCTAATGCTGAAGCATATGCATAGCGACAAGGAGCGTGTCAATATTTCTATCACAACGGGCAAAACGCCAGTCCGCGGATATCAAATCCTGGCTGAACAGACGAAGGGGAAGGCATATTTCAACAATGTGCATTACTACATTTTTGATGAATTCTGGTATAAGGATGATCCAAAAGGTATCTGCCGTGCCAGCCTGGACTACAAATACTTTGATCTTGCGGATGTAGAGGAGAGTCATATTCACAATCTGGATGAGAGTAACGCGGACACCTTTGATGAGGATATACAGCAGGTTGGCGGTTTGGATTTGATAATTATGGGAGTTGGAAGCAATGGCCATTTTTGTGGAAATCAGCCGGGAACCTTTGATAACTGGAATACGGGTACCCATCGTATTGACAGACATGCGACACCGCTTGTAGAAGAACTGCTGCTGCAGCTGTTGAAGGAGGATTTACATAGCGACGATACAGCACGCATTCCGGATCATTATATTTCCATGGGGCCGAAAACTGTCATGGCTGCGAAAAGTATTGTCTTCCTGATGAGTGGAGAACAAAAGGCAGAGGCAGTGAAACGAGCGTTTTTCGGACCTATCAGTGAAGATTTTCCGGTATCCATTTTTCAGCTGCATCCGGATGTGACAGTCGTTCTGGATGAAGCTGCCGCAGGCAGAATCAAAGAGCTGCTGTAA
- a CDS encoding glucosamine-6-phosphate isomerase, with product MRFVITKDYAELSQVISSTMLKHMHTDRPRVNICVTTGTTPVQAYQILAPLVKDKPYFEHVHYYVVDEFWYAKEPGTQDVDIPVNKMSMDLKFFQAANIPEERIHTLRDETVDSFDAAIQQTGGMDMVLMGIGTDGHFCGNHPGTFTNWNQGCHSIDRYCTPQVNQLLEFLLKDDIHSDDVSRIPDHYLTMGPKTIMDAKNIVMIFSGKGKAETVRRAFFGPVTMDFPVSVFQLHPHVSVLLDEAAASEIRELL from the coding sequence ATGCGATTTGTTATAACAAAGGATTATGCTGAGCTGAGTCAGGTGATTTCATCCACCATGCTGAAGCATATGCACACAGACCGGCCTCGCGTCAATATTTGCGTGACAACCGGCACGACGCCCGTACAGGCATATCAAATACTGGCTCCCCTGGTGAAAGACAAGCCGTATTTTGAACATGTCCATTATTATGTGGTGGATGAGTTCTGGTATGCAAAGGAGCCGGGAACTCAGGATGTGGATATTCCCGTAAATAAAATGAGCATGGATTTAAAATTCTTTCAGGCAGCCAATATCCCGGAAGAGAGAATTCATACTCTGCGGGATGAAACCGTGGACAGCTTTGATGCGGCGATACAACAGACCGGCGGCATGGATATGGTCCTTATGGGAATCGGTACGGATGGTCATTTCTGCGGGAACCATCCGGGTACCTTTACAAACTGGAATCAGGGCTGCCACAGTATTGACCGCTACTGTACGCCGCAGGTGAATCAGCTGCTGGAATTTCTGTTGAAGGATGACATTCACAGTGATGATGTGTCGAGAATCCCTGATCATTACCTCACGATGGGGCCGAAGACGATTATGGATGCAAAAAATATTGTCATGATTTTCTCAGGGAAAGGAAAGGCTGAGACGGTACGCAGGGCATTCTTCGGTCCGGTCACTATGGATTTTCCGGTATCTGTTTTCCAGCTTCATCCACATGTAAGCGTGCTTTTGGACGAAGCAGCGGCATCTGAAATAAGGGAGCTTTTGTAA